From the genome of Candidatus Nitrosocosmicus oleophilus, one region includes:
- a CDS encoding NADH-quinone oxidoreductase subunit N, with amino-acid sequence MIDIMSTPALVTIILGSVALLIPIIDALNKERGSKNKVYSAIAFGALALALIVVIYRIFSGENLPAMSLANSGAIGDDIFGAFFSIAFLIVSIMVTVSSWSYMKKRSNHAAYYSLILLSSIGMILIGYSTDFVMLLVAWELMSIPTYALAAFNKKDPISNEASIKYFLFGALSSAIIVLAMGIVYGLTGTTNIYDSIVAMSHLNADLVPFALLAVGLFIAGFGFKMGLVPFHMWLPDTYSGAPTTIATLLAAGTKKAGFAAAIRVIVIGMIALNVHWTFTLAIIAIFTMTLGNLGALTQKSIPRILAYSSIAQAGYILIGLAVAPYSDYGLDASLLQIMNHAVMKSAAFIAAAGVIITLAAYTIEKYKGLGYRMPITAFVFAISLLALAGVPPLSGFWGKYLIFGAAIDSGQVVWWGPYLAIAGILNSALSLGYYAWIIRKMYMEEGENRVRQKEPKPIVAVLLFALGFMIIFGIWYGPLLDLASMAVPNDLIHLLGAN; translated from the coding sequence ATGATTGATATAATGTCTACCCCTGCTTTAGTAACCATCATCTTGGGGAGCGTAGCTCTGTTAATTCCAATAATAGATGCCTTAAATAAAGAGCGAGGCTCAAAGAATAAAGTTTATAGTGCAATAGCCTTCGGAGCTCTAGCCCTGGCTCTTATTGTTGTGATATACAGGATATTTTCCGGGGAGAATCTTCCCGCGATGTCCTTAGCAAACAGTGGAGCCATAGGGGACGATATTTTTGGTGCATTCTTTTCTATTGCGTTTCTTATAGTTTCCATTATGGTTACCGTTTCTTCATGGAGTTACATGAAAAAACGAAGCAATCATGCTGCATACTATTCTTTGATATTATTATCAAGCATTGGTATGATCCTCATAGGCTATTCAACTGATTTTGTAATGTTACTAGTTGCTTGGGAACTAATGTCTATCCCTACCTATGCATTGGCTGCTTTTAATAAAAAAGATCCAATATCAAACGAGGCTTCAATCAAATACTTTTTGTTTGGAGCTTTATCGTCGGCAATCATTGTTTTAGCAATGGGAATTGTATATGGATTAACTGGCACTACAAACATTTACGATTCTATTGTTGCAATGTCGCATTTGAACGCAGATTTGGTCCCGTTTGCGTTGCTGGCAGTAGGACTTTTTATTGCTGGATTTGGATTCAAAATGGGACTAGTTCCATTTCACATGTGGTTGCCTGATACATATTCTGGGGCTCCAACTACGATTGCTACCCTTCTTGCTGCTGGAACAAAAAAAGCTGGATTTGCGGCTGCCATCAGGGTCATAGTTATCGGTATGATAGCGCTTAATGTCCACTGGACATTTACCCTTGCAATAATAGCCATTTTTACTATGACGCTCGGAAATCTGGGAGCTCTGACTCAAAAAAGTATACCAAGAATCCTTGCGTACTCCAGTATTGCTCAGGCCGGGTATATTCTGATCGGACTTGCAGTTGCTCCATACTCTGACTATGGTTTAGATGCCTCTTTGTTACAAATCATGAATCATGCAGTAATGAAATCTGCTGCATTTATTGCAGCGGCAGGTGTAATTATAACTCTGGCGGCGTATACAATCGAAAAGTATAAAGGACTAGGATATAGGATGCCTATCACAGCCTTTGTGTTTGCAATATCGCTGCTTGCACTTGCCGGAGTCCCTCCACTGAGTGGTTTTTGGGGTAAATATTTGATATTCGGAGCTGCTATAGATAGTGGTCAAGTAGTATGGTGGGGACCTTATCTTGCAATAGCTGGTATTCTAAACAGTGCATTATCTTTGGGGTATTACGCTTGGATCATAAGGAAAATGTACATGGAAGAGGGCGAAAATAGGGTAAGACAGAAGGAACCAAAACCGATAGTTGCTGTATTGTTATTTGCATTAGGATTCATGATCATCTTTGGTATCTGGTACGGACCATTACTTGACTTAGCGTCAATGGCTGTACCTAATGATTTGATTCATCTGTTAGGTGCAAACTAA
- a CDS encoding uracil-DNA glycosylase has product MCGLSLTRKNAVPGNGNISKKIIVIGEAPGKNEDETGSPFVGSAGKILDQALINARIERKEIYITNVVKCRPPSNRVPTDEEIGICTREYLKKEIDIISPKIICILGATALKSLLGLKHMTPYRGQIVNRPPLRYFITYHPAATIYNNKLKEIFFEDIQKLAKIVNTQDQGIDKFFPT; this is encoded by the coding sequence TTGTGCGGACTGTCATTAACAAGGAAGAATGCAGTTCCAGGTAATGGCAATATTAGCAAAAAAATAATAGTGATAGGCGAAGCTCCAGGGAAAAACGAAGATGAAACCGGTAGTCCCTTTGTGGGGAGTGCGGGCAAAATTCTTGATCAAGCACTAATCAACGCACGAATAGAAAGAAAAGAAATTTACATCACTAATGTAGTCAAATGCAGGCCTCCTAGCAATAGGGTTCCGACAGATGAAGAAATTGGAATATGCACTAGAGAATATCTTAAAAAAGAAATTGATATAATTTCACCCAAAATCATTTGTATATTAGGTGCTACAGCGTTAAAGTCACTACTTGGACTAAAACACATGACACCGTATAGGGGGCAAATAGTTAATCGCCCACCATTGAGATACTTCATAACATATCATCCAGCGGCTACTATATACAATAACAAATTAAAAGAAATCTTCTTTGAAGACATCCAAAAACTTGCAAAAATAGTCAACACTCAAGATCAGGGAATAGATAAATTTTTTCCAACCTAG
- a CDS encoding transcription initiation factor IIB produces the protein MEKNKLNQKLINSYLSVLCPLCSKHTNMITDQNSGELICTACGSVIIDNTETTRSGWTSSNIQELDFRDRTGAPTSLAKYDRGLSTVIGKIDKDASGRQIDLAMKSRVGRWRTWDARSQTNDSSKRNLQSAFIQLYTLKDLLGLPESAIEKIAYLYRKIQERKLIKGRTIKGALAVASYIACRELGIPRTLKEIARISNLKEKEIARIYRKVMFELDLKIPQVDALKEIIKIGNICGISERSKRRAIKMMMTVMKTEISAGKNPRGLAGAVLYLSCKEYDEEITQNKIAEIAGVTEVTLRHDLDIISELIKTFPSKTNT, from the coding sequence GTGGAAAAAAACAAATTGAATCAAAAATTAATTAATTCGTATTTATCAGTATTATGTCCTTTATGTAGTAAGCACACTAATATGATTACCGATCAGAATTCTGGTGAATTGATTTGTACTGCCTGTGGAAGTGTCATAATTGATAATACTGAAACAACAAGGTCTGGATGGACTTCTTCAAACATTCAGGAATTGGATTTCAGGGACCGAACCGGAGCACCAACTTCTCTGGCCAAATACGATCGTGGACTCTCTACTGTTATAGGTAAGATAGATAAAGATGCATCTGGCCGTCAAATTGACCTAGCAATGAAAAGTAGAGTAGGTCGCTGGAGAACTTGGGATGCTAGATCACAAACAAACGATTCTTCAAAGAGGAATCTTCAATCTGCGTTTATTCAGTTGTACACGCTGAAAGACCTACTGGGTTTGCCCGAATCAGCAATAGAAAAAATTGCTTATCTATATAGGAAAATACAGGAACGGAAATTAATTAAAGGAAGGACGATAAAGGGTGCCTTGGCTGTCGCTTCTTACATTGCATGCAGAGAATTAGGGATTCCAAGAACCCTAAAGGAAATTGCAAGAATCTCTAATCTCAAGGAAAAAGAAATAGCAAGAATTTACAGGAAGGTAATGTTTGAACTAGATCTCAAAATCCCTCAAGTCGACGCACTGAAAGAAATCATCAAGATAGGAAATATTTGCGGTATTTCGGAGAGATCGAAAAGACGTGCGATAAAAATGATGATGACTGTAATGAAAACAGAGATTTCTGCAGGGAAAAATCCGAGGGGTTTAGCTGGGGCTGTTCTTTACCTGTCATGTAAGGAATACGATGAGGAAATTACTCAAAACAAGATTGCAGAGATTGCAGGAGTAACTGAAGTTACTTTAAGGCATGACTTGGACATAATATCAGAGCTGATTAAGACTTTCCCAAGTAAAACGAATACCTAA
- the ilvA gene encoding threonine ammonia-lyase, which yields MNKIKEAQELLTRYDIRRTDLIKSATFSKLNGNNVYLKLECLQKTGSFKVRGAMVKIHNLSDDLKKNGVIAASAGNHAQAVAFASKIHDIPCTIVMPKNASPSKIVATKSYDAKVILEGDSYDESASYVKDFAEKENKTIIPAFEDSDIISGQGTIGLEIMEELEEVDEVYVPIGGGGLIAGISIAIKSINQKVKIIGVESTAFPTMKKSITANKITKAKEGYTIADGISIKTPGKLTFEIVKKHVDSIVLINDNEIVKTMFLLMERSKIVSEPAGAAALAYLNSKKKSKEQGKNLVSIISGGNVDMYLLGQIVAKGLMQTGRLLKIFVDLNDKPGALKKIVDEISKASVNIVEVEHDRLSSNVPAGTAGVYLSLELENKNQANTLLDLFRKEKINFEIVH from the coding sequence TTGAATAAGATTAAAGAGGCACAGGAGCTACTAACAAGATATGACATCAGAAGGACAGATCTGATAAAATCTGCAACGTTTTCCAAGTTAAATGGTAACAATGTATATCTGAAACTTGAATGCCTTCAGAAAACAGGGTCCTTTAAAGTTAGAGGAGCGATGGTAAAAATTCATAACTTGTCAGATGATTTAAAAAAGAATGGGGTAATAGCCGCTTCGGCAGGAAATCATGCTCAAGCAGTTGCTTTTGCTTCTAAAATTCACGATATTCCATGTACTATTGTTATGCCCAAAAATGCATCCCCTAGTAAAATTGTTGCTACAAAGTCATATGACGCCAAAGTAATTTTGGAGGGAGACAGTTATGATGAGTCTGCTAGTTACGTCAAAGATTTTGCAGAAAAGGAAAATAAAACTATTATTCCTGCTTTTGAAGATTCAGACATAATTTCGGGTCAGGGAACAATTGGATTGGAAATTATGGAAGAATTAGAAGAAGTAGATGAGGTGTATGTTCCTATAGGAGGAGGTGGTTTGATTGCTGGAATATCGATTGCGATAAAGTCAATCAACCAGAAAGTCAAAATTATTGGTGTTGAATCTACTGCCTTTCCGACTATGAAAAAATCAATTACTGCAAATAAGATAACAAAGGCAAAAGAAGGCTATACAATTGCTGATGGGATATCTATCAAAACTCCTGGTAAACTTACTTTTGAAATTGTAAAAAAGCACGTTGATAGTATTGTATTGATAAATGATAATGAAATCGTAAAGACGATGTTTTTATTGATGGAACGATCAAAAATCGTATCGGAACCTGCTGGCGCAGCTGCTCTTGCATACCTTAATTCAAAGAAGAAAAGTAAGGAACAAGGTAAGAATTTGGTCTCCATCATTTCTGGTGGAAATGTAGACATGTATCTATTGGGACAAATTGTTGCAAAAGGGTTGATGCAAACAGGCAGATTATTGAAAATATTTGTAGATCTTAACGACAAACCTGGAGCCTTGAAAAAAATTGTTGACGAAATATCAAAGGCTAGTGTGAATATCGTCGAAGTAGAACATGATCGGCTTAGTTCAAATGTTCCTGCTGGTACTGCAGGTGTATACTTGAGCTTAGAGTTAGAGAACAAAAACCAAGCCAATACACTATTAGATTTATTTAGGAAAGAAAAAATAAATTTTGAAATAGTACACTAG
- a CDS encoding SDR family oxidoreductase, with translation MVIVCSRNLGQSKAAATRLKGTTLALEVDITDGSSVETFIKAVLNRYQKIDILINNAGYAYDAKIWNKQIHEGSDEELEKIIEVDLFGSMRLCRAVLPIMMQNSSNMNHGSNIIGGREGGGVIINISSTPAISGRVGGFPYSIAKSGNITLTKCIAKEYSRFGIRAYTLALGNIATPATLDSVTEQIIIKAALGSPMKRWGKASEVASIAASLADDNFSYATGNTIVIDGGTVLI, from the coding sequence ATAGTCATAGTTTGTTCTCGTAATTTAGGCCAATCGAAGGCAGCTGCTACAAGGTTAAAAGGTACAACTCTAGCCCTCGAAGTAGATATCACTGATGGATCAAGTGTAGAAACATTTATCAAAGCCGTTTTAAACAGATATCAGAAAATTGACATCCTGATAAATAATGCGGGGTATGCATATGACGCTAAAATATGGAACAAGCAAATACATGAGGGATCGGATGAGGAGTTGGAAAAGATAATTGAGGTAGATTTGTTTGGCTCGATGAGACTTTGCCGGGCTGTCCTACCAATTATGATGCAAAATTCATCAAATATGAATCATGGTAGTAACATAATAGGAGGTAGAGAGGGTGGTGGAGTAATTATCAATATTTCCTCAACCCCGGCTATTTCCGGTCGTGTGGGGGGTTTTCCATATTCCATTGCCAAATCGGGAAATATAACATTGACAAAATGCATCGCCAAGGAATATAGCAGATTTGGTATCAGAGCCTATACCCTTGCTTTAGGTAATATTGCTACACCCGCTACACTAGATTCAGTGACAGAACAAATAATTATAAAGGCCGCTCTGGGATCACCGATGAAAAGATGGGGTAAAGCTAGCGAAGTCGCAAGTATTGCTGCAAGCCTCGCCGATGATAATTTCTCCTATGCTACTGGAAATACCATTGTCATAGATGGAGGAACGGTATTAATTTAG
- a CDS encoding SDR family NAD(P)-dependent oxidoreductase, giving the protein MSLLDRVVIVTGSSKGIGFEIAKEFSERGYSHSLFS; this is encoded by the coding sequence ATGTCACTTTTAGATAGAGTAGTCATAGTTACTGGTTCGAGTAAAGGGATTGGTTTTGAAATAGCAAAGGAATTTTCAGAGAGGGGCTATAGTCATAGTTTGTTCTCGTAA
- a CDS encoding magnesium transporter CorA family protein: MKTKQQIYYNSNGIRTEQEGESDLQSNKLWIDISDPSADDLQSIAKEYDLDEDSIRLIGQKTKRPQIRMLDNYIFSIILDIRFKTIKQLLIEGIYIYVGQNWIITLHSSEVNIFSTIKDTLEKKNQKLLTSNISALYYTLIDEIISRYEQLLTSIELTITDFEQKSLYKKPSKNTLSYLDMVAKQTIIIRRHFWYTRDVINFLTHMQDQDSDIKYLQIAYDDIGQLIELVESYRDTINSTRDLYIANISLQLNDTMRILTVFSVILLPLTLLTGIYGMNGLDLTKLGDIPQGMFVVLVTMALISILLLIFFKRKEWIFNKEDIFNNSDIESPSKD; this comes from the coding sequence TTGAAAACTAAGCAACAAATATACTATAATTCTAATGGAATAAGAACTGAGCAGGAAGGGGAATCAGATCTACAATCAAACAAATTATGGATCGATATTAGTGATCCTTCGGCCGATGATCTTCAATCTATTGCAAAAGAATATGATCTAGATGAAGACAGTATAAGACTGATTGGTCAAAAAACCAAAAGGCCTCAAATAAGAATGCTTGATAATTACATCTTTAGCATTATTTTAGATATTCGATTTAAGACCATCAAACAATTGCTAATAGAGGGCATCTATATTTATGTCGGTCAGAATTGGATAATTACTCTGCATTCATCTGAAGTTAATATATTTTCAACCATCAAAGATACCCTTGAAAAGAAGAACCAAAAATTGTTAACATCAAATATTAGTGCACTTTACTATACTCTTATAGATGAAATAATATCAAGGTATGAACAACTATTAACTTCAATTGAGCTTACTATTACAGATTTTGAACAAAAATCCTTATACAAAAAACCTTCTAAAAATACGCTTAGTTATTTGGATATGGTGGCAAAGCAAACCATCATAATAAGGAGGCATTTTTGGTATACAAGAGACGTCATAAATTTTCTAACACACATGCAAGACCAAGATAGTGATATAAAGTATCTACAAATAGCATATGATGACATAGGGCAACTTATAGAATTAGTAGAATCGTATAGAGACACAATAAATTCAACGCGAGATCTATACATTGCGAATATATCGTTACAACTTAACGATACAATGCGAATTCTAACCGTTTTTAGTGTAATACTCTTACCATTGACACTTTTAACAGGAATATATGGAATGAACGGATTGGACTTGACAAAATTAGGTGATATCCCACAAGGTATGTTCGTCGTGCTAGTCACTATGGCATTAATTTCGATTTTGTTATTGATTTTTTTTAAGCGTAAAGAATGGATTTTTAACAAAGAGGACATATTTAATAATTCAGATATCGAGTCCCCTTCAAAAGATTAG
- a CDS encoding ferritin-like domain-containing protein yields the protein MNSENIPSPGKESIINGLNQDLAREYKAIIQYVVFSSTLKGAEYGNIAEQLEKHASDELEHALKVAKQIDYLGGTPTMKSEEAKPSENPKEMLEIDLRAEQETIRNYRERIRQAEEAGEYALSEVLRGIIAQEQDHEIDLKDALGLR from the coding sequence GTGAATAGCGAAAATATTCCATCTCCAGGAAAAGAGTCAATTATTAACGGATTAAATCAGGATCTAGCCAGAGAATACAAAGCAATTATTCAGTACGTAGTATTTAGTTCTACCCTAAAGGGTGCAGAATATGGAAATATTGCAGAACAATTAGAGAAGCATGCATCTGATGAATTAGAACATGCATTGAAGGTTGCAAAACAAATCGATTATTTGGGTGGGACTCCCACAATGAAGAGTGAAGAAGCAAAACCTTCTGAAAATCCAAAAGAAATGTTGGAAATTGACCTTCGTGCAGAACAAGAAACCATCAGAAACTATAGGGAAAGAATCCGACAGGCTGAGGAAGCAGGTGAATATGCTTTATCAGAAGTATTAAGAGGAATTATTGCTCAAGAACAAGATCATGAGATAGATTTGAAGGATGCTTTAGGATTGAGATAA
- a CDS encoding cation diffusion facilitator family transporter, whose translation MVGGGSKRAVYAALFGNLGIAISKLIAALLTGSTSMWAETYHSFSDTFNQVLLLIGIRTSKKQVSEKHPFGHGKEQFFWSFVVATLIFGISGVMSLEQGFSSLFGGVPHQLENLSITYVILAISFVFEANALRIAFGIFKKGIEERGEKLNFSTVIIEFKESKDTSVLTVMVEDSAAILGIIIAGTAVYLSDITGNTAYDAIGSLLIGVVLMIFAFFLARENKDLLIGEAMSRRDYTAIYKVVSKIPQVNKIISVRTMHFAPEDVLIALEVSLVDDLNTDAIELVIDDIENKVKQVIPYAISSKIYVEVERAK comes from the coding sequence ATGGTAGGTGGAGGTTCGAAAAGAGCAGTATACGCTGCTTTATTTGGAAACTTGGGAATTGCAATATCCAAGCTTATTGCTGCACTCCTAACTGGTAGTACTTCCATGTGGGCAGAGACCTATCATTCATTCTCAGACACTTTTAATCAAGTATTGTTATTGATAGGAATTAGAACTAGTAAAAAGCAAGTTTCTGAAAAACATCCTTTTGGACATGGAAAAGAACAGTTTTTTTGGTCTTTTGTTGTAGCCACGCTTATCTTTGGTATATCTGGAGTAATGTCATTAGAGCAAGGATTTAGTTCATTATTTGGCGGAGTACCTCACCAGTTAGAAAATTTATCGATTACTTATGTAATTTTGGCAATATCATTTGTTTTTGAAGCAAATGCTCTCCGAATAGCATTTGGAATATTCAAGAAAGGAATAGAAGAGAGAGGTGAAAAATTGAATTTTTCCACAGTTATCATAGAATTCAAAGAAAGTAAGGATACATCTGTCTTGACGGTTATGGTGGAAGATTCGGCAGCCATCTTAGGTATAATTATTGCTGGTACAGCCGTATATCTTTCAGATATCACCGGAAATACCGCATACGATGCAATAGGCTCTCTCTTAATTGGAGTAGTGTTAATGATTTTTGCATTCTTTTTGGCTAGAGAAAACAAGGATTTGCTTATAGGAGAAGCAATGTCTAGAAGAGATTATACGGCTATCTACAAGGTAGTTTCGAAAATTCCTCAAGTAAACAAAATAATTTCAGTTCGAACTATGCATTTTGCGCCTGAGGATGTACTCATAGCACTAGAGGTAAGTTTGGTCGATGATTTGAATACGGATGCGATTGAATTAGTAATTGATGATATCGAAAATAAAGTTAAACAAGTAATTCCTTATGCCATATCTTCAAAGATATATGTGGAAGTCGAAAGAGCCAAGTAA
- a CDS encoding sensor histidine kinase, whose translation MDGRDDFLKATNDLVDQESFSSQPSDRRNDEVGIEEQQEKKTIATRIVYGEEIVLIAEKFVRTCKRDLNICINKNMPSVIVNFPAITRFYEVLHRNSVKIRIVTEITSDNLGYWNQNNYKYGIEIKHLSDINGNFAISDDSEYLASTVIHESKPLSEMIHSNVKEIVEQNKLVFETFWKNAIPVEQKIKEIERRRLPIQTYLIEDSAEALAYAQNFIENADTGFSNSTSIGYFKLLAQNQTLLQAYLNHLSKNKEGKVKGGIRWVTYIDNKKDDLKLIKKFLDMNIEIKHVRSLPPLYFSVSRKQCVTTIEDLKNGEMFQRIVHSSEPLYITHYQKVFDELWETGIDARERIRQVETGATVQATRIIENPLITKQYFIDLVRYAKEEILILFPSLNAVKREVTMGIIDLLKKRITENIRIRILSPVNENIRELLFSKNIKGKYEFKENILSREIRKQENLISTIVIVDRKYVLATELKDDSQELFEEAIGVSTYSTSKPTVLSYISIFESLWDQTEMFDNLKLANEKLIQSEQLEREFINTAAHELRTPTQAVMGYAELYKEVFDNLLENTKVTSDDELRRIINHLKEHFDAISRNSNRLDELINNLLDVARIESNRINSLQIRKENLDIVKVINDIINTELEQKIKNKNIEINFIKEYINEHCWTYADKSRLNQITNNIVGNAINFTGQNGKIDIIITENVCHMNKLDVENKNTIVDNMRGNNELNIEGNKLREQILVGISDNGKGISPHIMPKLFEKFITSSDTGTGLGLYITRNLIEAMGGRIWAFNNNDGIGSTFVFSLPKADTK comes from the coding sequence ATGGACGGAAGAGATGATTTTCTTAAGGCAACAAATGATTTAGTTGACCAAGAATCATTTTCGTCCCAACCGTCAGATAGGCGAAATGACGAAGTAGGAATAGAAGAACAACAAGAAAAGAAAACGATAGCAACTAGAATTGTTTATGGCGAAGAGATAGTACTAATAGCTGAAAAATTTGTTAGGACCTGTAAAAGGGATCTCAATATATGTATTAATAAAAACATGCCCTCTGTAATTGTCAATTTCCCTGCAATTACAAGATTTTATGAAGTATTGCACCGAAACTCCGTAAAGATAAGAATAGTTACAGAAATAACTTCAGACAACTTGGGATATTGGAATCAGAACAACTACAAATATGGAATTGAAATAAAACATTTATCAGACATCAACGGTAACTTTGCAATCTCTGATGATAGCGAGTATCTTGCATCGACAGTAATACATGAAAGTAAACCGCTATCAGAAATGATACACAGCAACGTAAAAGAGATTGTAGAGCAAAATAAATTGGTATTTGAAACCTTTTGGAAAAACGCAATACCCGTAGAACAGAAGATAAAAGAAATCGAAAGGAGAAGATTACCAATTCAAACCTACCTCATAGAGGATAGTGCTGAAGCTCTTGCTTATGCACAAAATTTTATTGAGAACGCTGATACAGGTTTTTCAAATTCAACGTCTATAGGGTATTTCAAATTACTTGCACAAAACCAAACTCTTCTTCAAGCATATTTGAATCACCTTTCAAAGAATAAAGAAGGAAAAGTAAAAGGCGGTATACGTTGGGTTACTTATATAGACAACAAAAAGGACGATTTAAAATTAATAAAAAAATTTCTTGATATGAATATTGAAATAAAACATGTCAGAAGCCTGCCACCGTTGTACTTCTCAGTGTCGCGTAAACAATGTGTTACCACTATAGAAGATTTAAAAAATGGAGAGATGTTTCAGAGAATTGTTCATAGCTCGGAGCCACTTTACATAACGCATTATCAGAAAGTATTTGATGAACTGTGGGAAACAGGTATAGATGCTAGAGAAAGAATAAGACAGGTAGAAACTGGTGCTACCGTACAGGCTACAAGAATCATTGAAAATCCGTTAATAACAAAACAATACTTTATAGATTTGGTACGATATGCGAAAGAAGAAATTCTGATACTCTTCCCTTCATTAAACGCAGTAAAAAGAGAAGTTACAATGGGTATTATTGATTTACTGAAAAAAAGGATCACTGAAAATATTCGAATTAGAATTCTATCTCCTGTAAACGAAAATATCAGAGAATTATTATTTTCAAAGAATATAAAAGGCAAATATGAATTTAAGGAAAACATTCTTAGTAGAGAGATTAGAAAGCAGGAGAATTTGATATCTACAATTGTAATCGTAGATCGAAAATATGTCTTAGCCACAGAACTAAAGGATGATTCTCAAGAATTATTTGAAGAGGCTATAGGAGTCTCAACATATTCAACAAGTAAGCCTACTGTCTTATCCTACATATCAATATTTGAAAGCCTCTGGGATCAAACGGAAATGTTTGATAATCTGAAATTAGCCAATGAAAAACTTATACAGAGTGAACAATTAGAAAGAGAATTCATTAACACAGCAGCTCATGAGCTAAGAACCCCCACCCAAGCCGTGATGGGATATGCGGAATTATACAAGGAAGTATTTGACAACCTGTTAGAAAATACAAAAGTGACATCCGATGATGAATTAAGAAGGATTATTAATCATCTCAAAGAACACTTTGATGCTATATCTCGAAATTCCAATAGATTAGACGAATTAATAAATAATCTATTGGATGTAGCAAGAATTGAGTCAAATAGAATAAACAGTTTACAGATACGTAAAGAAAATTTAGACATAGTTAAGGTAATAAATGATATAATTAACACAGAACTTGAACAAAAAATCAAAAATAAGAATATTGAAATTAACTTTATAAAAGAATACATCAATGAGCATTGTTGGACATATGCCGATAAATCAAGACTAAATCAGATAACTAATAACATAGTGGGTAATGCAATAAATTTTACAGGTCAAAATGGTAAGATTGACATCATAATCACAGAAAATGTATGTCATATGAATAAATTAGATGTAGAAAATAAGAATACTATTGTAGATAATATGAGAGGTAACAATGAATTGAACATAGAAGGGAATAAATTAAGGGAACAAATCCTTGTTGGTATATCTGATAATGGTAAAGGAATTTCCCCACATATCATGCCTAAATTATTTGAAAAATTTATTACAAGTTCTGACACAGGAACAGGTCTTGGACTATACATTACTCGGAATTTAATTGAAGCCATGGGTGGTCGAATATGGGCATTTAACAATAATGACGGAATAGGTTCTACGTTTGTATTTAGTTTACCTAAGGCAGATACAAAATAA
- a CDS encoding anti-sigma factor, with product MSKTNMSLFGIVLATIFSMTLALQPVNAEPLTMDINKAKDPGPGFGTDKLGTLTVDAKNNTLDVSANLTVTPKQDKVFEGWLVDGDGSNYKLSLGVVDGNNLKFSENMVNPYTYTQFIITEEPISDADPNAAGTFGGAELQPPFGQ from the coding sequence ATGTCAAAAACAAACATGTCGCTATTTGGAATAGTTCTAGCAACTATATTTTCAATGACTCTAGCATTACAACCGGTCAATGCCGAACCCCTGACTATGGATATTAATAAAGCTAAAGATCCGGGTCCTGGATTTGGTACTGATAAATTAGGTACACTTACCGTTGATGCTAAAAACAATACCTTAGATGTTTCTGCAAATCTAACTGTTACTCCGAAACAAGACAAGGTTTTTGAAGGTTGGTTAGTTGATGGCGATGGTTCCAATTATAAATTGAGTTTGGGTGTAGTAGATGGAAACAATTTAAAGTTTTCTGAGAATATGGTCAACCCTTACACATATACACAATTTATCATAACTGAGGAGCCAATCAGTGATGCCGATCCAAATGCTGCCGGAACATTCGGGGGAGCTGAATTACAGCCTCCTTTCGGACAATAA